A single region of the Nocardioides aquaticus genome encodes:
- a CDS encoding DUF2786 domain-containing protein: MSGTGAAHAAMLAKVRKLLAKAEDPAATEAEAETYTAKAAALVASYGIDAALLAVADPGTDPVEDRRIPLDAPYAADKADLLGTVAMRLRCQVVRLRSRDADGSGWTLHVFGHRSDLERAEVLFTSLLLQASTRMLATPVPSWDHPAAFRRSWLAGFTAAVSRRLLQAEEAAQASAEQRGAAGGSTALVLADRTLEVLDAAGQAYPHARTARSRQLSGGGAGQGFAAGQRADLGGTRLGGTRRPLPRRRRRPGRWSRRERQRPSRDPLHNPQIQLAFERVFDYTRCMTTTADDDSTGPDPTLDVDVQVEAVMSPDPSFWEWVHALDTQRETTRVEALAVVKNAKAVQAAADVAVLQSIVEWCVINEALTDDEAMWIAGYGDHGLALGGVGCPLVRESAVIELSAVLGVSTRSGANQVAVTLELRYRLPRLWERVLSGACPVWRARQVAEKTMSLCEDGAAEVDRLVAPFAHSLSYAQLTRITDEALMRWDPEAAEEKRRAAADGRYCRIGLSEHVDGTVQLDAGLDLADAIALETAVSDRAKTLAADGSTDSLDVRRSQALGSLALGEQILSDDNADTGTSAGGATPATGKHLVLYAHIPGAVFNPLFCTTSPTSGAQLSRLDNRHPAPGPITTAQVRQWAHTAASITIRPVIDLAESIHCDSYECSDRLREQTQLRDTTCVFPWCTNPAVYSDMDHVIPYPEGLTETGNVAPACRQHHRAKTHMGWHYDVLGPGLYLWTSPDGQRYLRSHAGTHPLDVLPPGPPPDPLPEQPDTTPYQAPPPVPDDPDGAAEPPPRNDTPPF, from the coding sequence ATGAGCGGGACGGGCGCGGCGCACGCCGCGATGCTGGCGAAGGTCCGCAAGCTGCTGGCGAAGGCCGAGGACCCGGCGGCCACCGAGGCCGAGGCCGAGACGTACACGGCGAAGGCCGCGGCGCTGGTGGCGTCCTACGGCATCGACGCCGCCCTGCTCGCCGTCGCCGACCCCGGCACCGACCCGGTCGAGGACCGTCGCATCCCGCTGGACGCGCCCTACGCCGCCGACAAGGCCGACCTGCTCGGCACGGTGGCGATGCGGTTGCGCTGCCAGGTCGTCCGGCTCCGCAGCCGGGACGCGGACGGCTCCGGCTGGACCCTCCACGTCTTCGGGCACCGCAGCGACCTCGAGCGGGCCGAGGTGCTCTTCACCAGCCTGCTGCTGCAGGCCTCGACCCGGATGCTGGCCACCCCGGTGCCGTCGTGGGACCACCCGGCCGCCTTCCGCCGCAGCTGGTTGGCGGGGTTCACCGCCGCCGTGTCCCGCCGGCTCCTCCAGGCCGAGGAGGCGGCGCAGGCCTCCGCCGAGCAGCGCGGGGCCGCCGGCGGGTCGACCGCCCTCGTCCTGGCGGACCGCACCCTCGAGGTGCTGGACGCCGCCGGCCAGGCCTACCCGCACGCTCGCACCGCCCGCTCCCGCCAGCTCTCCGGCGGCGGCGCCGGCCAGGGCTTCGCCGCCGGACAGCGGGCCGACCTCGGCGGCACGCGCCTGGGCGGCACCCGCCGCCCCCTCCCCCGGCGTAGGCGCCGCCCTGGCCGGTGGTCGAGGAGGGAGCGCCAGCGACCGTCTCGAGACCCCCTCCACAACCCCCAGATCCAGCTAGCGTTCGAACGCGTGTTCGACTATACTAGATGCATGACCACCACCGCCGACGACGACAGCACCGGGCCCGACCCGACGCTCGACGTTGACGTGCAGGTGGAGGCCGTGATGTCACCCGACCCCTCGTTCTGGGAATGGGTCCACGCACTCGACACCCAACGCGAGACCACCCGGGTCGAGGCACTCGCGGTGGTCAAGAACGCCAAGGCCGTGCAGGCCGCAGCCGACGTCGCGGTCCTGCAGTCGATCGTGGAGTGGTGCGTCATCAACGAGGCACTCACCGATGATGAGGCGATGTGGATCGCCGGGTACGGCGACCACGGCCTCGCCCTGGGCGGGGTCGGGTGCCCGCTGGTCCGCGAGTCCGCCGTCATCGAGCTGTCCGCCGTCCTCGGTGTCTCCACCCGGTCCGGTGCCAACCAGGTCGCTGTGACGTTGGAGCTGCGCTACCGGCTGCCCAGGTTGTGGGAACGCGTCCTCTCCGGGGCGTGTCCGGTGTGGCGGGCACGCCAGGTCGCGGAGAAGACCATGAGCCTGTGCGAGGACGGCGCCGCCGAGGTCGACCGACTCGTCGCCCCCTTCGCCCACTCCCTCTCCTACGCCCAGCTGACCCGGATCACCGACGAAGCCCTGATGCGGTGGGACCCCGAAGCGGCCGAGGAGAAACGCCGCGCAGCCGCTGACGGCAGGTACTGCCGCATCGGGCTGAGTGAGCACGTCGATGGCACCGTGCAGCTCGACGCCGGCCTCGACCTCGCCGACGCGATCGCCCTCGAAACAGCCGTCAGCGACCGGGCGAAGACCCTCGCCGCCGACGGATCCACCGACTCCTTGGACGTCCGCCGCTCCCAAGCCCTCGGCTCCCTCGCCCTCGGCGAACAGATCCTGTCCGACGACAACGCCGACACCGGGACCAGCGCCGGGGGGGCGACACCGGCGACCGGCAAGCACCTGGTGCTGTACGCCCACATCCCCGGCGCCGTCTTCAACCCCCTGTTCTGCACCACCAGCCCCACCAGCGGGGCCCAGCTCTCCCGCCTGGACAACCGCCACCCCGCCCCAGGTCCGATCACGACCGCCCAGGTCCGGCAGTGGGCCCACACCGCCGCCTCGATCACGATCCGGCCCGTCATCGATCTGGCCGAGTCCATCCATTGCGACTCCTACGAGTGCTCCGACCGGCTCCGCGAACAGACCCAGCTGCGTGACACCACGTGCGTGTTCCCCTGGTGCACCAACCCCGCGGTCTACTCCGACATGGACCACGTGATCCCCTACCCCGAAGGGCTCACCGAGACAGGGAACGTCGCCCCCGCCTGCCGCCAGCACCACCGCGCGAAGACCCACATGGGATGGCACTACGACGTCCTCGGACCCGGCCTCT
- a CDS encoding GntR family transcriptional regulator yields MEPLSIDPTSSEPPFAQLRAAIASRAASGRLEAGEKLPTVRALAADVGLAVNTVARVYRELEADGVVVTEGRRGTFVASPSGSAVADVGAEAARYAAAARRAGLSRSEAGRLLDDAW; encoded by the coding sequence GTGGAACCGCTGAGCATCGACCCCACCTCGTCGGAGCCGCCCTTCGCGCAGCTCCGGGCCGCGATCGCGTCCCGGGCCGCGTCGGGACGGCTGGAGGCCGGCGAGAAGCTGCCCACGGTGCGCGCGCTGGCCGCCGACGTGGGACTCGCGGTGAACACCGTGGCGCGGGTCTACCGCGAGCTGGAGGCCGACGGGGTGGTGGTGACCGAGGGCCGGCGCGGCACCTTCGTGGCCTCGCCGTCCGGCTCGGCCGTCGCCGACGTGGGCGCCGAGGCCGCGCGGTACGCCGCCGCGGCCCGCCGCGCCGGGCTGAGCCGGTCCGAGGCCGGCCGCCTGCTCGACGACGCCTGGTGA
- a CDS encoding carbohydrate kinase family protein: MATDQPADQSPEQLPGDPATDPPVLVVGEALVDVVLDPDGGRREMPGGSAANVAVALARLGRPVRFATSYARDRLGGLVADHLAASGVEHAGDPRVLARTSTAEATLAPDGSASYVFDLEWRLGPMPDLTPRAVHVCSIGAVLDPGCRDVLAALERFGDAALVTYDVNVRPSITGTGPEVVARVERVAALADVVKASDEDLEALWPGLGEAGTAQHLLGLGASGVVVTRGASGAAWYDGRGVTEVGAVLLGVADTIGAGDTFSAGILDALWDDPDRDRAEVLAHAARLAAVTVSRPGADPPWRHEVTG; the protein is encoded by the coding sequence ATGGCCACCGACCAGCCGGCAGACCAGTCGCCAGAGCAGCTCCCGGGAGACCCCGCCACGGACCCGCCCGTCCTCGTGGTGGGCGAGGCCCTCGTCGACGTCGTCCTCGACCCGGACGGGGGCCGCCGCGAGATGCCCGGCGGCAGCGCCGCGAACGTCGCGGTCGCCCTGGCCCGGCTGGGCCGACCGGTGCGGTTCGCCACGTCGTACGCCCGTGACCGCCTCGGCGGCCTCGTCGCCGACCACCTCGCCGCCTCCGGGGTCGAGCACGCCGGGGACCCCCGCGTGCTCGCGCGCACCTCCACCGCGGAGGCCACGCTGGCGCCGGACGGCTCCGCCTCCTACGTCTTCGACCTCGAGTGGCGCCTCGGACCGATGCCCGACCTCACCCCGCGCGCGGTCCACGTCTGCTCCATCGGCGCGGTGCTCGACCCCGGCTGCCGCGACGTCCTCGCGGCCCTGGAGCGGTTCGGGGACGCGGCGCTGGTGACCTACGACGTCAACGTGCGTCCGTCGATCACCGGGACCGGGCCGGAGGTCGTCGCGCGCGTCGAGCGGGTCGCCGCCCTGGCCGACGTCGTCAAGGCCAGCGACGAGGACCTCGAGGCGCTCTGGCCCGGGCTCGGCGAGGCCGGCACGGCGCAGCACCTGCTCGGGCTCGGCGCGAGCGGGGTCGTCGTGACCCGCGGCGCGTCCGGCGCCGCGTGGTACGACGGTCGCGGCGTCACCGAGGTCGGGGCGGTCCTGCTCGGCGTGGCCGACACCATCGGGGCCGGCGACACGTTCTCCGCGGGCATCCTGGACGCGCTGTGGGACGACCCCGACCGGGACCGCGCGGAGGTGCTCGCCCACGCCGCCCGGCTCGCCGCCGTCACGGTCTCGCGTCCCGGCGCCGACCCGCCGTGGCGCCACGAGGTGACCGGCTAG
- a CDS encoding FAD-dependent oxidoreductase, with amino-acid sequence MATPSLVLVSGEHLDQLRAGLARYEQDYEVLTATSCAEALDVAERVRASGGQVALFVSDSRLPDSAVLTAFHAWRTVVPTARRMIAAHVDWFLEDAPRLRGGMATGKYDAYLLMPQGPRDEEFHHAVSELLSDWGSTVAAPEVESVRIVTPQVDGLTLQIRDFLDRMGLPHRVHAPDGDVARLAREGLPADAPYPWVVPMTGVPLAPRSVRDVALAVYGRASAEDLEQVVDLAVVGAGPAGLAAAVYAASEGLSTVVLEAEAVGGQAGTSSMIRNYLGFPRGVSGMRLAQRARNQALRFGTRFLTGWQVDQVRVGKGDEPHVLCTDQGEVRARAVLVASGVAYRKLRVEPLEALVGAGVNYGAAMTAAREMTDQDVFVVGGGNSAGQAAVHLARFARSVTVLVRRDGLASTMSSYLVNEIDYNPRISVRPHTRVVDGGGEARLQHLVLEDVRDGTLETVAAGGLFLLLGAEPHCEWLPPEVGRDERGFVLTGREVPRERWVDGLPPPELATTVPGVFAAGDVRAGSMKRVAAATGEGASVVPLVHAWLAGPVTGGPGASASERLDTPDRP; translated from the coding sequence GTGGCCACCCCGTCCCTCGTCCTCGTCTCCGGCGAGCACCTCGACCAGCTGCGCGCCGGCCTGGCCCGCTACGAGCAGGACTACGAGGTGCTCACCGCGACCTCGTGCGCCGAGGCGCTCGACGTCGCCGAGCGGGTACGCGCGTCCGGCGGCCAGGTGGCGCTGTTCGTCAGCGACTCCCGGCTGCCGGACAGCGCGGTGCTCACCGCGTTCCACGCCTGGCGCACGGTCGTGCCCACGGCGCGACGGATGATCGCGGCCCACGTCGACTGGTTCCTGGAGGACGCACCGCGCCTGCGGGGCGGGATGGCCACCGGCAAGTACGACGCCTACCTGCTGATGCCGCAGGGCCCGCGCGACGAGGAGTTCCACCACGCCGTGAGCGAGCTGCTCTCCGACTGGGGCTCCACCGTGGCCGCGCCCGAGGTGGAGTCGGTGCGCATCGTGACGCCGCAGGTCGACGGTCTGACGCTGCAGATCCGGGACTTCCTGGACCGGATGGGGCTGCCGCACCGGGTGCACGCCCCGGACGGCGACGTCGCCCGCCTCGCCCGGGAGGGCCTGCCGGCCGACGCGCCGTACCCCTGGGTCGTGCCGATGACCGGGGTGCCGCTGGCACCGCGGTCGGTGCGCGACGTCGCGCTGGCGGTCTACGGCCGGGCGAGCGCCGAGGACCTCGAGCAGGTCGTCGACCTCGCGGTGGTGGGGGCCGGGCCGGCCGGGCTCGCCGCCGCGGTCTACGCCGCCTCCGAGGGGCTGTCGACGGTGGTGCTGGAGGCCGAGGCGGTCGGGGGCCAGGCGGGCACCTCGTCGATGATCCGCAACTACCTCGGCTTCCCGCGTGGCGTGTCGGGCATGCGGCTGGCCCAGCGCGCCCGCAACCAGGCGCTGCGCTTCGGCACCCGCTTCCTGACCGGGTGGCAGGTCGACCAGGTGCGGGTCGGGAAGGGTGACGAGCCGCACGTGCTCTGCACCGACCAGGGCGAGGTCCGCGCCCGCGCGGTGCTGGTCGCCAGCGGGGTGGCCTACCGCAAGCTCCGCGTCGAGCCGCTCGAGGCGCTGGTCGGCGCCGGGGTCAACTACGGCGCGGCGATGACGGCCGCGCGGGAGATGACCGACCAGGACGTCTTCGTCGTCGGCGGCGGCAACTCCGCGGGCCAGGCCGCGGTGCACCTGGCGCGGTTCGCGCGCTCGGTCACGGTGCTGGTCCGCCGCGACGGACTGGCCTCGACGATGTCGTCCTACCTGGTGAACGAGATCGACTACAACCCGCGGATCTCCGTGCGGCCGCACACCCGGGTCGTGGACGGTGGCGGGGAGGCGCGGCTGCAGCACCTGGTCCTGGAGGACGTCCGCGACGGCACCCTCGAGACCGTGGCCGCCGGCGGGCTGTTCCTGCTGCTGGGAGCCGAGCCGCACTGCGAGTGGCTGCCGCCGGAGGTCGGCCGGGACGAGCGCGGGTTCGTGCTGACCGGGCGCGAGGTCCCGCGCGAGCGCTGGGTCGACGGGCTGCCACCGCCGGAGCTGGCGACCACGGTGCCCGGTGTCTTCGCCGCCGGGGACGTCCGCGCGGGGTCGATGAAGCGGGTCGCCGCCGCGACCGGCGAGGGCGCCTCGGTGGTGCCGCTGGTCCACGCCTGGCTGGCGGGTCCGGTGACCGGAGGTCCAGGAGCGAGCGCCAGCGAGCGTCTCGACACCCCGGACCGCCCCTAG
- the truA gene encoding tRNA pseudouridine(38-40) synthase TruA, producing the protein MRLRIDLAYDGGDFHGWAVQPGLRTVQAELAAALATALRIPPDDPAERVEVVVAGRTDAGVHARGQVCHVDVDDARMARSAADGPARLVRRLNGLLPPDVRVRTVAEAAPGFDARYSALWRRYAYRVSDRPTTSDPLRRGWVLSWPRELDTELMHQTAQTLVGRHDFASFCKRRVGATTIRTLLDLDVTRDAEGLLEVGVRADAFCHSMVRSLVGCLIAVGEGRQVASWATGQLATRRRDPALTVARARGLTLEEVAYPADADLAQRASVTRATRQEHEATGERVEP; encoded by the coding sequence GTGCGCCTCCGGATCGACCTCGCCTACGACGGCGGCGACTTCCACGGGTGGGCCGTCCAGCCGGGGCTGCGCACGGTCCAGGCCGAGCTGGCGGCGGCCCTCGCGACGGCGCTGCGGATCCCGCCCGACGACCCCGCGGAGCGGGTCGAGGTGGTGGTCGCGGGGCGTACCGACGCCGGCGTGCACGCGCGCGGCCAGGTCTGCCACGTCGACGTCGACGACGCCCGGATGGCCCGCTCGGCCGCGGACGGCCCCGCCCGGCTCGTGCGCCGGCTGAACGGGCTGCTGCCGCCCGACGTGCGGGTACGCACGGTGGCCGAGGCCGCCCCCGGGTTCGACGCCCGCTACTCCGCGCTGTGGCGGCGCTACGCCTACCGCGTCTCCGACCGGCCCACCACGTCCGACCCGCTGCGGCGAGGGTGGGTGCTGAGCTGGCCGCGCGAGCTCGACACCGAGCTCATGCACCAGACCGCGCAGACCCTGGTCGGCCGGCACGACTTCGCGTCGTTCTGCAAGCGGCGGGTCGGTGCGACGACCATCCGCACGCTGCTGGACCTCGACGTCACGCGTGACGCGGAGGGCCTGCTGGAGGTGGGGGTGCGCGCCGACGCGTTCTGCCACTCCATGGTCCGCTCGCTCGTCGGGTGCCTGATCGCGGTCGGGGAGGGCCGCCAGGTCGCGTCGTGGGCGACCGGCCAGCTGGCCACCCGCCGCCGGGACCCGGCGCTCACCGTCGCCCGGGCGCGCGGCCTGACGCTGGAGGAGGTCGCCTACCCCGCGGACGCCGACCTGGCGCAGCGGGCATCGGTCACCCGGGCCACCCGTCAGGAGCACGAGGCGACGGGGGAGAGGGTGGAGCCGTGA
- a CDS encoding class I SAM-dependent methyltransferase: MSEDHYFTADPSVPFTRAPVRASVWGHDLALTSGSGVFARGRVDVGTAVLLRETEPPVGVRRLLDLGCGYGVLAVALAVALPEARVRAVDVNERALALTRENATALGVGDRVAASTPEAALADDEAYDEIWSNPPIRIGKEALHALLLTWLPRLAPGGRAVLVVGKNLGADSLQRWLGEQGWPTTRLASAKGFRVLEVRRA, translated from the coding sequence GTGAGCGAGGACCACTACTTCACCGCGGACCCGTCGGTGCCCTTCACCCGGGCGCCGGTGCGTGCCTCGGTCTGGGGCCACGACCTGGCGCTGACCTCCGGCTCCGGCGTCTTCGCCCGCGGCCGCGTCGACGTCGGCACCGCGGTGCTGCTGCGCGAGACCGAGCCGCCCGTCGGCGTGCGGCGCCTGCTCGACCTCGGCTGCGGGTACGGCGTGCTCGCCGTCGCCCTCGCGGTGGCCCTCCCGGAGGCACGGGTGAGGGCCGTCGACGTCAACGAGCGCGCCCTCGCCCTGACCCGGGAGAACGCGACCGCCCTGGGCGTCGGCGACCGGGTCGCCGCGTCGACACCGGAGGCGGCGCTGGCCGACGACGAGGCCTACGACGAGATCTGGTCCAACCCGCCGATCCGGATCGGCAAGGAGGCGCTGCACGCCCTGCTGCTGACCTGGCTGCCGCGGCTGGCTCCGGGAGGGCGCGCGGTGCTCGTGGTCGGCAAGAACCTGGGCGCCGACTCGCTGCAGCGCTGGCTCGGGGAGCAGGGCTGGCCGACGACGCGGCTGGCCAGCGCCAAGGGCTTCCGGGTGCTCGAGGTGCGGCGGGCCTAG
- a CDS encoding maleylpyruvate isomerase family mycothiol-dependent enzyme gives MSVTTGAPLPQASLERLLPAVLGDVVAALDSADLGAPVAGCPGWRVVDLAGHLGEVHRWAAAALRTADPAAGPPDPAPGAGPDPAPTDARERQALLAWSTRQADDVLAALDEAGPDRPAWGFGPPPRTSAFWWRRMVHETTLHTWDVRAAQRSGAPWTVSDDPVLALDGIDEVAGVLFPRQVRRGRCAPLAAAVRLQPTDDDGPGWLLRGDGTEGARDAAVAADVVLHGPADALLLVLWRRLGVDDERLHVEGDPTVLDDLLARPLVP, from the coding sequence GTGAGCGTGACCACCGGCGCCCCCCTGCCCCAGGCCTCGCTCGAGCGGCTGCTGCCCGCCGTGCTCGGAGACGTCGTCGCGGCGCTGGACTCCGCCGACCTCGGCGCCCCGGTCGCCGGCTGCCCCGGCTGGCGGGTCGTCGACCTGGCCGGTCACCTCGGCGAGGTGCACCGGTGGGCCGCGGCCGCCCTCAGGACGGCCGATCCCGCCGCCGGCCCGCCGGACCCGGCGCCCGGAGCGGGGCCCGACCCGGCCCCGACCGACGCCCGGGAGCGCCAGGCCCTGCTGGCCTGGAGCACGCGCCAGGCCGACGACGTCCTGGCCGCGCTCGACGAGGCCGGGCCCGACCGTCCGGCCTGGGGCTTCGGCCCGCCGCCGCGCACGTCGGCCTTCTGGTGGCGACGGATGGTGCACGAGACGACCCTGCACACCTGGGACGTCCGCGCCGCCCAGCGCTCCGGCGCCCCGTGGACGGTCTCGGACGACCCGGTGCTGGCGCTGGACGGCATCGACGAGGTGGCCGGGGTGCTCTTCCCCCGCCAGGTCCGGCGGGGACGCTGCGCGCCGCTCGCGGCCGCGGTCCGGCTGCAGCCGACCGACGACGACGGCCCCGGGTGGCTCCTGCGCGGCGACGGCACCGAGGGAGCGCGGGACGCCGCCGTCGCGGCGGACGTGGTGCTGCACGGTCCGGCCGACGCGCTGCTCCTCGTGCTGTGGCGCCGCCTGGGCGTCGACGACGAACGGCTCCACGTCGAGGGCGACCCGACGGTGCTCGACGACCTGCTCGCCCGGCCCCTGGTCCCCTAG
- a CDS encoding short-chain fatty acid transporter — protein sequence MLRKIATPASRAVERWLPGAFVFAVALTVVVAALALLLTDTGPRELTLAWGDGLIGLLAFMTQVALVLLLGYTLANLPPVRRLLARVAGLPRTPRAAYAFVTVVAGLASLLSFGLGLIVGGVVAVEVARRFRDRGTPLHYPLLVASAYAGFVIWHMGYSGSGPLNAATESGVYATTLGMDVVPVSETTFAPWNLAAIVVTLVVLAVAMPLMAPGPDDEVREAPEAALAVTDDQADAAAQEKDSPADRMETSRVVTLTMGVLLGLYLVFYFEANGFALTLDIVNWSFLCLVLLLVGNARQLAATVARGGRTVVEVLLQYPLYAGIAAMMGASGLAEMISDAIVGAATPGTLGLFAFLAAGLLNVFVPSGGGQFALQAPIFAGAAEQLGVAQPVVIMAIAYGDQWTNMIQPFWAVPLLAVAGLRVRDILGYTSVVLVLTGIVFGGTLLIVGAG from the coding sequence ATGCTGAGGAAGATCGCGACCCCCGCCAGCCGAGCCGTGGAGCGCTGGCTCCCCGGCGCGTTCGTCTTCGCCGTGGCACTCACCGTGGTGGTGGCCGCGCTCGCGCTGCTGCTGACCGACACCGGGCCGCGCGAGCTGACCCTGGCGTGGGGCGACGGCCTGATCGGCCTGCTGGCCTTCATGACCCAGGTCGCGCTGGTCCTGCTGCTCGGCTACACCCTGGCCAACCTCCCGCCGGTACGTCGGCTGCTGGCCCGCGTCGCCGGTCTGCCCCGCACGCCCCGGGCGGCGTACGCGTTCGTCACCGTGGTGGCCGGGCTGGCCTCGCTGCTCAGCTTCGGGCTCGGCCTGATCGTCGGCGGCGTCGTCGCGGTCGAGGTGGCCCGCCGGTTCCGCGACCGCGGCACCCCGCTGCACTACCCGCTGCTCGTCGCCTCCGCCTACGCCGGCTTCGTGATCTGGCACATGGGCTACTCCGGCTCGGGGCCGCTGAACGCCGCGACCGAGTCCGGCGTCTACGCCACCACGCTGGGCATGGACGTGGTGCCGGTCTCCGAGACCACCTTCGCGCCGTGGAACCTGGCCGCGATCGTGGTCACCCTGGTCGTCCTCGCCGTGGCGATGCCGCTGATGGCGCCGGGCCCGGACGACGAGGTCCGCGAGGCCCCCGAGGCCGCCCTCGCGGTCACCGACGACCAGGCGGACGCGGCGGCGCAGGAGAAGGACTCGCCCGCGGACCGGATGGAGACCTCCCGGGTGGTCACCCTGACGATGGGCGTGCTGCTGGGGCTCTACCTGGTGTTCTACTTCGAGGCGAACGGCTTCGCGCTGACCCTGGACATCGTCAACTGGTCGTTCCTGTGCCTGGTCCTGCTGCTGGTCGGCAACGCCCGCCAGCTCGCCGCGACGGTCGCCCGCGGCGGTCGCACGGTCGTCGAGGTCCTGCTGCAGTACCCGCTCTACGCCGGGATCGCGGCCATGATGGGCGCCAGCGGGCTGGCCGAGATGATCAGCGACGCCATCGTCGGCGCCGCCACCCCGGGCACGCTGGGGCTGTTCGCGTTCCTGGCCGCCGGGCTGCTGAACGTGTTCGTCCCGTCCGGCGGGGGCCAGTTCGCGCTCCAGGCGCCGATCTTCGCGGGTGCCGCGGAGCAGCTCGGCGTCGCGCAGCCGGTCGTCATCATGGCCATCGCCTACGGCGACCAGTGGACCAACATGATCCAGCCGTTCTGGGCGGTCCCGCTGCTGGCCGTCGCCGGGCTGCGGGTGCGCGACATCCTCGGCTACACCTCGGTCGTGCTGGTCCTGACCGGCATCGTGTTCGGCGGCACGCTGCTGATCGTCGGGGCGGGGTGA
- a CDS encoding ABC transporter substrate-binding protein: MSHDQPRPTATAGARAVRLGSLTAAATALTLGLAACGAGSDRESSSEDGGGATETGVTEDSIKIGAHFPLTGVAAPGYSEIPTGAKAYFDYVNENGGVYDRQIEYLVEDDAYNPSNTSRVTDQLVLEDEIFAMVGGLGTPTHSAVIDFLNAEQVPDMFVSSGALAWGEDPEENPYTFSWQPDYEIEGKIIGQYIAENMPDAKVGLFLQDDDFGDDGEAGVRQYIDDQIVESVRYTSGNTDVGPQISALQASGADLVLGFNVPSYTALSQLTAQQLGYDADWYYSNVGSDPALVGSLLERFSEGAVDGGGALDGVMTSEYIPGTDQPDDPWVQLWQEVWDASGEEGELTNYRIYGMSQAYAFVQALMATGPDLTRDGLVETVEEIGADLGGPPLAPFRFSADSHMGISGVRIVELQGNETEELTPVLVTDIGDAPIEEESSGSADDAPPESGIPEEG, translated from the coding sequence ATCAGCCATGACCAGCCTCGACCCACGGCGACGGCGGGGGCCCGGGCGGTACGCCTGGGCAGCCTCACCGCGGCCGCCACCGCCCTGACCCTCGGCCTGGCCGCCTGCGGCGCCGGGTCCGACCGCGAGTCCTCCTCCGAGGACGGCGGCGGCGCCACGGAGACCGGTGTCACCGAGGACTCGATCAAGATCGGCGCGCACTTCCCGCTCACGGGGGTCGCCGCACCGGGCTACAGCGAGATCCCGACCGGGGCGAAGGCCTACTTCGACTACGTCAACGAGAACGGCGGCGTCTACGACCGCCAGATCGAGTACCTCGTCGAGGACGACGCCTACAACCCCTCCAACACCAGCCGGGTCACCGACCAGCTGGTGCTCGAGGACGAGATCTTCGCGATGGTCGGCGGCCTCGGCACGCCCACGCACTCCGCGGTGATCGACTTCCTCAACGCCGAGCAGGTCCCCGACATGTTCGTCTCCTCGGGCGCCCTGGCCTGGGGCGAGGACCCGGAGGAGAACCCCTACACCTTCTCGTGGCAGCCCGACTACGAGATCGAGGGCAAGATCATCGGCCAGTACATCGCCGAGAACATGCCCGACGCCAAGGTCGGCCTCTTCCTGCAGGACGACGACTTCGGCGACGACGGCGAGGCGGGCGTGCGCCAGTACATCGACGACCAGATCGTCGAGTCCGTGCGCTACACCTCCGGCAACACCGACGTCGGCCCGCAGATCTCCGCGCTGCAGGCCTCCGGCGCCGACCTGGTCCTCGGCTTCAACGTGCCCTCCTACACCGCGCTGAGCCAGCTCACCGCGCAGCAGCTGGGCTACGACGCCGACTGGTACTACTCCAACGTCGGGTCGGACCCGGCGCTCGTGGGCTCCCTGCTCGAGCGGTTCTCTGAGGGCGCGGTCGACGGTGGCGGCGCGCTCGACGGCGTGATGACCTCCGAGTACATCCCCGGCACCGACCAGCCCGACGACCCGTGGGTCCAGCTGTGGCAGGAGGTCTGGGACGCCAGCGGCGAGGAGGGCGAGCTGACCAACTACCGCATCTACGGGATGAGCCAGGCCTACGCCTTCGTCCAGGCCCTGATGGCCACCGGCCCCGACCTGACCCGCGACGGCCTCGTGGAGACCGTCGAGGAGATCGGCGCCGACCTGGGCGGTCCCCCGCTGGCCCCGTTCCGCTTCAGCGCGGACAGCCACATGGGCATCTCCGGCGTCCGGATCGTCGAGCTCCAGGGCAACGAGACCGAGGAGCTGACGCCGGTGCTGGTCACCGACATCGGGGACGCCCCGATCGAGGAGGAGTCCTCGGGCTCCGCCGACGACGCCCCGCCCGAGAGCGGCATCCCCGAGGAGGGCTGA